From a single Solanum dulcamara chromosome 4, daSolDulc1.2, whole genome shotgun sequence genomic region:
- the LOC129886930 gene encoding furcatin hydrolase-like, translating to MAYQGPFWAISLLIFLANFLASIEFSVAAKVPTHIISTPFNRTIFSSDFLFGASTSSYQYEGAWKEDGKGPSIVDTFVHTYPEKILDRSNGDIALDFYHRYKEDVKLAKFEGLDAFRISIAWTRILPKGQLSKGVNQAGIDHYNSLINEIVALGIKPLVTLYHWDLPQALEDEYLGFLSPKIVKDYVDYVEICFKHFGDRVKLWATMNEPWIFTSTGYDSGSLAPGRCSAWRNSNCSAGNSGTEPYIAGHNILLAHAAAAKLYRQKYKPIQKGEIGTIVVSHWFEPASNKPEDMIAAKRALDFMLGWYLHPLTYGDYPESMRKLVGNRLPKFTLKESILVKDSCDFIGLNYYTSNFAAHISTPPNTVNISSGTDNLVNQTTSRNGKLIGDPTGVSIFYVAPTGLYKLLVYIKKYYKNPILYITECGMGESNIDDVAKGINDAQRVDFYQRHIKALYRSFREGVNVKGFFAWSFFDNFEWGSGYTQRFGINFIDYKNNLKRYPKRSALWMKKFLLK from the exons ATGGCTTATCAAGGTCCATTTTGGGCAATTAGCCTCTTGATATTCTTGGCCAATTTTTTGGCTAGCATAGAGTTTTCTGTGGCTGCAAAAGTGCCAACCCATATTATATCTACTCCATTTAATCGTACAATATTTTCATCTGATTTTCTTTTTGGAGCTTCCACTTCTTCCTATCAG TATGAAGGTGCATGGAAAGAAGATGGCAAAGGGCCAAGTATTGTAGATACTTTCGTTCACACTTATCCTG AAAAGATATTGGACCGTAGCAATGGAGACATAGCTCTGGACTTTTATCATCGTTACAAG GAGGACGTGAAACTAGCAAAATTCGAAGGACTGGATGCTTTCAGAATTTCTATTGCATGGACAAGAATTTTACCAA AGGGTCAGCTAAGTAAAGGAGTAAATCAAGCTGGTATTGACCACTACAACAGTCTCATAAATGAGATAGTAGCCCTTG GTATCAAACCTCTGGTGACACTTTATCATTGGGATCTCCCTCAAGCCCTTGAAGATGAATATCTTGGCTTTCTAAGTCCTAAGATCGT GAAAGATTACGTAGATTATGTGGAGATATGTTTCAAACATTTTGGAGATAGAGTGAAGCTGTGGGCAACAATGAACGAGCCATGGATTTTTACATCAACGGGTTATGATTCCGGTTCTTTGGCCCCTGGCCGTTGTTCCGCCTGGAGGAACAGCAACTGCTCAGCTGGAAACTCCGGTACTGAGCCTTATATAGCCGGACACAACATACTTCTTGCTCATGCTGCTGCTGCCAAACTATACCGGCAAAAATATAAG CCAATTCAAAAGGGTGAAATAGGAACTATAGTGGTGTCACATTGGTTCGAGCCTGCCTCCAACAAACCAGAGGATATGATAGCAGCTAAAAGAGCTCTTGATTTTATGCTTGGAtg GTATTTGCACCCATTGACTTATGGAGATTATCCAGAATCTATGAGGAAACTTGTTGGAAATAGACTACCAAAGTTTACCCTAAAAGAATCAATATTGGTGAAAGACTCATGTGATTTCATAGGATTGAATTATTACACATCAAATTTTGCAGCTCATATTTCTACCCCTCCAAATACTGTGAATATCAGTTCTGGAACTGATAATCTAGTCAATCAAACCA CATCGCGAAACGGAAAGTTGATTGGTGATCCA ACTGGAGTCAGTATTTTCTATGTTGCTCCAACGGGACTTTATAAGCTTCTAGTTTATATTAAGAAATATTACAAGAATCCGATTCTTTACATCACAGAATGTG GAATGGGTGAGTCTAATATTGATGATGTTGCAAAAGGTATCAATGATGCTCAGAGGGTTGATTTCTACCAACGCCATATTAAGGCTCTTTATAGGTCTTTTAG gGAGGGAGTAAATGTTAAGGGGTTCTTTGCCTGGTCattttttgacaactttgaatGGGGATCAGGATACACGCAAAGGTTTGGCATCAATTTCATAGATTACAAGAATAACTTAAAGAGATACCCCAAACGTTCTGCTCTTTGGATGAAGAAATTTCTTCTCAAATAA